A genomic window from Nicotiana sylvestris chromosome 11, ASM39365v2, whole genome shotgun sequence includes:
- the LOC138880988 gene encoding uncharacterized protein, translating into MRSDPNTRKLDALCEFHQDRGHKIEDCHALRLEVATLLQKGHLKEFLSDKGRNALAKGEEHLGPPKSSSPARTINMIIGGSDDTSINGIRFTTTHKLKRWITYERYDDLEESIIFDESVANGLTFPQDDAHVITLHIPDTDVRRIMVDNGGACIIHPRVLVDMRLEDKIVSRCITLTGLTMLLNELQARSHSPSSLTG; encoded by the coding sequence ATGAGGTCTGACCCAAACACAAGGAAGTTGGATGCCTTATGTGAGTTCCACCAAGATCGAGGACACAAGATAGAGGACTGCCATGCTTTAAGGTTAGAAGTGGCAACTTTGCTGCAAAAAGGACATCTCAAGGAGTTTCTCAGTGATAAAGGCAGGAACGCCTTAGCAAAAGGGGAAGAACACCTAGGCCCACCAAAGTCGTCGTCTCCTGCTCGTACGATCAACATGATTATCGGAGGTAGTGATGATACCTCCATCAATGGCATCAGGTTCACCACCACTCACAAGCTCAAAAGATGGATCACGTACGAACGATATGACGAcctcgaagaaagtatcatcttcgatgaGTCAGTTGCCAATGGTTTGACTTTCCCCCAAGATGATGCACATGTTATTACTTTACACATTCCTGATACTGATGTTAGGAGGATTATGGTTGACAATGGAGGAGCATGCATTATCCATCCTCGAGTCCTCGTAGATATGCgactcgaggataagatagtgTCGCGCTGCATCACACTAACTGGTTTAACAATGCTATTGAACGAACTCCAAGCGAGATCACACTCCCCGTCCTCACTGACAGGGTAA